From the Vespa velutina chromosome 16, iVesVel2.1, whole genome shotgun sequence genome, one window contains:
- the LOC124954717 gene encoding transmembrane protein 147, translating to MTLYHFGNCLALVYVPYYMTYKYSGLSEYGAFWKCIQAGGIYIFTQLVKMLALATFFPTADSVGEEGFDLFGEFLKSSIDLADLVGILLVLNGIPGKGHAKVLTAGIGWAGAEVLLTRFLLLWFGARGAEFDWKYIQKSLESNINLVQHITTATLVWLWSRHDLKRSLVPIVICMLLLTVYRPLVLDCLTSLLLAGAWSTLVVKALTTLIMGVITLHIYAGLAHSIGIF from the exons atgaccCTATATCATTTTGGTAATTGTTTAGCATTAGTATATGTTCCATATTATATGACCTATAAATACTCTGGTtt gtCGGAATATGGTGCTTTTTGGAAATGTATACAAGCTGGaggtatttacatatttacacaATTGGTAAAAATGTTAGCACTTGCTACTTTCTTTCCTACAGCAGATAGTGTCGGAGAAGAAGGTTTTGATTTATTTGGT GAATTTCTGAAGTCTTCTATAGATTTAGCAGATTTAGTAGGTATCCTCCTAGTACTTAATGGTATTCCTGGTAAAGGTCATGCTAAAGTATTAACTGCAGGAATAGGTTGGGCAGGTGCAGAAGTTCTTCTCACAAGATTCCTATTGTTATGGTTTGGTGCACGTGGTGCAGAATTTGATTGGAAATATATACAGAAAAGTTTAGAGTCTAATATTAACTTG GTACAACATATAACCACTGCTACACTTGTATGGCTGTGGTCAAGACATGATTTAAAACGCAGCTTAGTTCCTATTGTTATTTGCATGCTTTTATTAACGGTGTATAGGCCACTTGTTCTAGATTGTTTAACATCTCTTTTATTAGCTGGTGCTTGGTCAACATTAGTCGTAAAAGCACTTACAACTTTAATTATGGGAGTGATAACTTTACACATTTATGCTGGATTAGCTCATTCAATTGGAATCTTTTAA
- the LOC124954716 gene encoding pyrroline-5-carboxylate reductase 1, mitochondrial, with protein sequence MDQNNFKSLKLGFIGGGNMAIAIGAGLIRKGILDPKNVWVSGRTKRTLTFWKELGAQATFKNGEVVEKSDVIFLSVKPHMLDDALDGVVKTLKEKIDNKLYVSILVGMSLDTLIEKLAIVDSNPRVIRSMPNTPIMVGEGITVYCSKNTNQEDIILIDTLFSFLGISQNVPESLMNAISGLSGSGPAYAYLIVEALADGAVKMGMPRPMATKFAAQVLVGAGKMVIETERHPGQLKDEVCSAGGTTITGVHAMERGQVRGSMMNAVEAAVNKANEMSRIFKA encoded by the exons atggaccaaaataattttaaatctctTAAACTTGGATTTATTGGAGGTGGTAATATGGCAATTGCTATTGGAGCAGGTCTCATTCGTAAAg gtaTCCTAGATCCTAAAAATGTTTGGGTATCTGGACGTACAAAAAGAACACTTACTTTCTGGAAAGAACTTGGTGCTCAAGCAACATTTAAAAATGGAGAAGTTGTAGAAAAAAGCGATGTTATATTCTTATCAGTTAAACCACATATGCTCGATGATGCACTTGATGGAGTTGTAAAAacacttaaagaaaaaattgataataaattatatgtctCTATACTTGTGGGAATGTCATTAGATACTTTGATAGAA aaACTTGCTATCGTTGATTCAAACCCTAGAGTGATCAGATCTATGCCAAATACACCTATAATGGTTGGAGAAGGTATCACAG tTTACTGTAGTAAAAACACAAATCAGGaggatataattttaatagatacattattttcgtttcttggGATTAGTCAGAATGTCCCTGAATCTCTTATGAATGCGATTAGTGGTTTGTCAGGTTCTGGTCCTGCTTAT GCATATCTCATTGTAGAAGCTTTAGCAGATGGTGCTGTGAAAATGGGAATGCCTAGACCAATGGCAACAAAATTTGCTGCTCAAGTACTTGTAGGAGCTGGTAAAATGGTAATAGAAACAGAACGACATCCAGGTCAATTAAAAGATGAAGTTTGTTCAGCTGGTGGAACTACTATCACTGGAGTTCATGCTATGGAACGTGGTCAAGTTAG GGGATCTATGATGAATGCTGTTGAAGCTGCTGTTAATAAAGCTAATGAAATGAGTAGAATATTTAAAgcttaa
- the LOC124954714 gene encoding pre-mRNA-splicing factor 18, with the protein MSIGGGLNILKAEILKKRKQLEESNVLQQNKKYFRRGELESQYKIENYETNDISIDIVKSDVNQEQQESIKDNSLEQSTLPRPEVIRRLRERGEPILLFGESEKEAFKRLRKHEIFEAEVNKGFRNDFQEAMEQVDQAYLNEILTSTKSQDRNVKGDVNVPEEGTTYEDIQKMSDKLNKGDRDFDINVIIQFIQFLVQVWGNQLNSRTSEEKMSTQGKMASATYAQTREYLKPLLRKLKNKSLPEDITDSLTEIVKHLLERNYILASDAYLQMAIGNSPWPIGVTMVGIHARTGREKIFSKNVAHVMNDEKQRKYIQAVKRLMTKCQEYYPTDPSRCVEYAKT; encoded by the exons ATGTCAATTGGTGGTGGtcttaatattttgaaagcagaaatattaaaaaagcgGAAACAATTAGAAGAAAGTAATGTTTTA caacaaaataagaaatactTCAGAAGGGGAGAATTGGAGTctcaatataaaattgaaaattatgagACTAATGATATTAGTATCGATATTGTTAAATCTGATGTGAATCAAGAACAGCAAGAatcaataaaagataatagttTAGAACAATCAACATTACCTAGGCCAGAAGTAATACGAAGATTAAGAGAACGAGGAGAACCTATATTGTTATTCGGAGAATCAGAAAAAGAAGCGtttaaaagattaagaaaacatGAGATTTTTGAAGCAGAAGTAAATAAG ggctttagaaatgattttcaaGAAGCAATGGAACAGGTAGATCAAgcatatttaaatgaaattttaacatCTACAAAATCACAAGATCGTAATGTAAAAGGAGATGTCAATGTACCTGAAGAAGGTACCACTTACGAAGATATACAAAAAATGTCTGACAAATTAAACAAAGGTGACAGGGACTttgatataaatgttattatccaATTTATCCAATTCCTAGTACAAGTATGGGGTAATCAGTTAAATAGTAGAACatctgaagaaaaaatgagtaCACAAGGTAAAATGGCAAGTGCAACTTATGCTCAAACAAGGGAATATTTAAAACCGCTTCTCAGAAAGCTGAAAAATAAATCACTTCCTGAGGACATAACTGATAGTTTGACCGAAATTGTGAAACATTTACTTGAACGTAATTATATTCtg GCTAGTGATGCATATTTACAAATGGCAATTGGAAATTCTCCTTGGCCTATTGGTGTAACTATGGTTGGTATACACGCACGTACTGGTAGAGAAAAGATCTTCTCAAAAAATGTAGCACATGTAATGAAtgatgaaaaacaaagaaaatatattcaagcAGTAAAAAGATTAATGACTAAATGCCAAGAATACTATCCTACAGATCCTTCACGTTGTGTGGAATATGCAAAAACatag
- the LOC124954715 gene encoding glyoxalase domain-containing protein 4 isoform X1 codes for MICARALHFVFKIAERKETMKFYREILGMKVLRHEEFADGCEAACNGPYANRWSKTMIGYGPEDNHFVVELTYNYGISHYESGNDFRGITIRSKEAIDRAKSSGWPVVEEENGKFVLQAPGGYKYYIINEPQPKDKDPVQKVTLSSSNLKSTIAYWKDILDMKVIEQEDNRVLMCYDEDQAKLEFVDIGTKVDHAKAYGRIAFSVPLAEQPIIQKKIKESGNKILTDLITLDTPGKVSVRVIILADPDDHEICFVDDEGFRKLSVPDYPSEKILDKYIAKSSVGNVLKI; via the exons atgatCTGTGCCCGTGCATTgcattttgtatttaaaatagCTGAACGCAAAGagacaatgaaattttatcgagaaattCTTGGAATGAAA gTATTGAGACATGAAGAATTCGCCGATGGATGTGAGGCTGCTTGTAATgg TCCTTACGCAAATCGATGGAGTAAAACGATGATAGGATATGGACCGGAAGATAATCATTTTGTAGTTGAATTAACTTACAACTATGGAATTTCTCATTATGAAAGTGGAAATGATTTTCGTGGAATAACAATTCGTTCTAAAGAAGCAATCGATAGAGCAAAAAGCAGTGGATGGCCTGtcgttgaagaagaaaatggaaaatttgtATTGCAAGCACCAGGTGGTTacaagtattatattattaatgaaccACAACCTAAAGATAAAg ATCCCGTGCAGAAGGTAACATTATCCAGTTCGAATCTTAAAAGTACTATAGCTTATTGGAAAGATATTTTAGATATGAAGGTAATCGAACAGGAGGATAATAGAGTTTTGATGTGTTATGACGAAGATCAAGCTAAACTTGAATTTGTAGATATAG gtACTAAGGTGGATCATGCAAAAGCATATGGTCGTATAGCATTTTCTGTACCGTTGGCTGAACAACCAATAatacagaaaaagataaaggaaagtgGAAACAAAATATTGACAGATTTGATAACTTTAGACACGCCAGGAAAAGTTTCAGTAAGAGTTATCATTCTTGCTGATCCA gATGATCACGAAATATGTTTCGTTGATGACGAAGGATTTCGTAAATTATCCGTTCCAGATTATCCAAGTGAAAAAATTCTGGATAAATACATTGCAAAATCGTCTGTTGGgaacgttttaaaaatataa
- the LOC124954715 gene encoding glyoxalase domain-containing protein 4 isoform X2, giving the protein MIGYGPEDNHFVVELTYNYGISHYESGNDFRGITIRSKEAIDRAKSSGWPVVEEENGKFVLQAPGGYKYYIINEPQPKDKDPVQKVTLSSSNLKSTIAYWKDILDMKVIEQEDNRVLMCYDEDQAKLEFVDIGTKVDHAKAYGRIAFSVPLAEQPIIQKKIKESGNKILTDLITLDTPGKVSVRVIILADPDDHEICFVDDEGFRKLSVPDYPSEKILDKYIAKSSVGNVLKI; this is encoded by the exons ATGATAGGATATGGACCGGAAGATAATCATTTTGTAGTTGAATTAACTTACAACTATGGAATTTCTCATTATGAAAGTGGAAATGATTTTCGTGGAATAACAATTCGTTCTAAAGAAGCAATCGATAGAGCAAAAAGCAGTGGATGGCCTGtcgttgaagaagaaaatggaaaatttgtATTGCAAGCACCAGGTGGTTacaagtattatattattaatgaaccACAACCTAAAGATAAAg ATCCCGTGCAGAAGGTAACATTATCCAGTTCGAATCTTAAAAGTACTATAGCTTATTGGAAAGATATTTTAGATATGAAGGTAATCGAACAGGAGGATAATAGAGTTTTGATGTGTTATGACGAAGATCAAGCTAAACTTGAATTTGTAGATATAG gtACTAAGGTGGATCATGCAAAAGCATATGGTCGTATAGCATTTTCTGTACCGTTGGCTGAACAACCAATAatacagaaaaagataaaggaaagtgGAAACAAAATATTGACAGATTTGATAACTTTAGACACGCCAGGAAAAGTTTCAGTAAGAGTTATCATTCTTGCTGATCCA gATGATCACGAAATATGTTTCGTTGATGACGAAGGATTTCGTAAATTATCCGTTCCAGATTATCCAAGTGAAAAAATTCTGGATAAATACATTGCAAAATCGTCTGTTGGgaacgttttaaaaatataa
- the LOC124954713 gene encoding AT-rich interactive domain-containing protein 1A-like, with protein sequence MMWLRIFLLLFILGFIDIGYTSAKRLSSSLRFGNSRSSSSHRISKPTLSSSGGYSSRGHASASSNHEQISSINSKPLNTGHMRGSAVPHQQSNKDINTPFLHGEGGGATKPKTDVNHQTSNIGFNANAKPPSPYTPSAPIIPIHDSKPLFSSAPPQAPTFGHSGTHVNQGSGIPTHQSPIGFKPDVYPNNNSPIGFKPSVYPNNNFGSQPSHPHNPPYPSASMPYPSQTIPHSNPGSPFIPPMSQQPFGGHSMNYPQGHASFPVTHNYPLQSGVPHYPNMQTSHPMNNHYAPGGYAPGGYAPGPAFYPQQQGQYLAQPAAQPYIPGQTVLMVPGQQSSGRGFGDMIKEALVFSTINAGVNRLINPHQHYYEPKPSGTEGSTGGSTGTTTHITYNNQYFNNYPVNGTNGTMDPQNMGSPPNPMYNPTGSNPQQNSAIPIANSGIYYPPSNIPGISDGNNVRSPNQLGVTGVSTVTKNDTNLYVQGNDSNKQINNTTANTADIYQYIISDNDLYKISEDLFAQEEHNLTKYIIMNLQARSSPGNVTDVAERQLLYVQSDAHNILTIKVIRMLYENYERNSSKKENRTFEKRMEENIFLDVILNTNVMHTAMKWLSSRGFIDPDDFERKDILRHIWFTQFHGSSSGFERVFASEIYGDTDILGVQDWIYFNHEESSKNINYMGYVDKMDLGNKASLVKLNFNMNGITRPNVTIFVGTTPELEMALYTICFYARPNNLCPVSLGNTKFNIYTHAFRYFGKDLIDLALPII encoded by the exons ATGATGTGGCTAAGAATATTTCTTCTACTCTTTATTTTGGGATTTATAGACATAG GCTATACAAGTGCAAAAAGATTGTCGTCTTCATTACGCTTCGGCAATAGTCGTTCATCTTCAAGTCATCGAATTTCTAAGCCTACGTTATCCTCGAGTGGAGGATATTCTTCAAGAGGACACGCTTCAGCTTCGTCGAATCATGAACAAATTTCGTCGATAAATTCAAAACCATTAAATACTGGACATATGAGAG GAAGTGCAGTTCCACATCAACAatcaaataaagatataaatacacCATTTTTACATGGCGAAGGAGGGGGAGCAACAAAGCCAA AAACTGACGTAAATCATCAGACGTCTAACATAGGTTTTAACGCGAACGCAAAACCACCATCACCTTATACTCCGTCAGCTCCAATTATACCAATTCATGACTCAAAGCCTCTTTTTTCGTCTGCACCACCTCaag caCCAACTTTTGGACACTCTGGTACACATGTTAATCAAGGATCTGGTATTCCTACACACCAATCTCCAATTGGATTTAAACCGGACGTATATCCTAACAATAATTCGCCAATTGGTTTTAAACCAAGCGTATATCCCAACAACAATTTCGGATCGCAACCTTCACATCCGCATAATCCTCCATATCCATCAGCTTCAATGCCTTATCCAAGTCAAACAATTCCTCATTCTAATCCTGGAAGTCCATTTATACCTCCGATGTCACAACAACCGTTTGGTGGTCATTCAATGAATTATCCGCAAGGACATGCTTCATTTCCTGTAACACATAATTATCCATTACAATCCGGTGTTCCACATTATCCAAATATGCAAACTAGTCACCCAATGAATAATCATTATGCACCTGGTGGTTATGCACCTGGTGGTTATGCACCTGGACCTGCTTTCTACCCTCAGCAACAAGGACAATATCTTGCTCAGCCTGCAGCACAACCTTACATACCAGGACAAACGGTATTAATGGTTCCAGGCCAGCAAAGTAGTGGTAGAGGTTTTGGTGATATGATTAAGGAAGCTTTGGTATTTTCAACTATCAATGCTGGCGTAAATAGACTGATAAATCCTCATCAACATTATTACGAACCTAAACCAAGTGGTACCGAAGGTTCGACTGGTGGTAGTACTGGTACAACAACGCACATAACTTACAACAATCAATACTTTAACAATTATCCTGTCAATGGGACAAATGGAACAATGGATCCACAAAATATGGGTTCTCCTCCAAATCCAATGTATAATCCTACTGGATCGAATCCACAGCAAAATTCTGCTATACCGATAGCTAATAGCGGAATTTATTATCCACCATCTAATATCCCTGGTATATCGGATGGGAATAATGTTAGATCACCGAATCAATTAGGTGTAACAGGTGTTTCAACGGTTACaaaaaatgatacaaattTGTACGTTCAAGGAAATGATTCTaataagcaaataaataatacaaccGCTAATACGGctgatatttatcaatatattattagcGATAATGATCTGTATAAAATATCGGAAGATCTATTTGCCCAAGAGGAACACAATCtaactaaatatataataatgaatttgcAAGCTCGTTCAAGCCCTGGTAACGTAACAGACGTCGCTGAAAGACA actATTGTACGTACAATCAGATGCGCACaatattttaacgatcaaAGTTATTCGCATGTTGTACGAGAATTATGAACGTAACtcaagtaaaaaagaaaacagaactTTCGAAAAACGTATggaggaaaatattttcttggaTGTTATTTTAAATACGAATGTTATGCACACAGCGATGAAATGGTTGTCATCACGTGGCTTCATTGATCCCGacgattttgaaagaaaagacattCTACGTCATATTTGGTTCACCCAATTTCATGGCAGTTCTTCAGGATTTGAACGTGTCTTTGCGTCAGAGATTTATGGTGATACCGATATTTTAGGTGTCCAAGATTGGATCTATTTTAATCACGAAGAATCatcgaaaaatatcaattatatggGATACGTTGATAAAATGGATCTTGGAAAC AAAGCTTCActagttaaattaaatttcaatatgaATGGTATCACCAGACCAAATGTCACGATATTCGTAGGTACAACGCCGGAACTTGAAATGGCTTTATATACGATATGTTTCTATGCTAGACCAAATAATCTATGCCCAGTATCACTTGGTAATACTAAGTTCAATATTTATACTCATGCCTTCAGATACTTTGGAAAGGATCTCATAGATCTCGCTCTaccaataatttaa
- the LOC124954724 gene encoding endoribonuclease CG2145-like, which translates to MIIRRTLIISIVIFLILATGEARKSGGGRKSSGGWGWGGRSSLRTTPRPPQIKSQNTQYGWNVPQTNNRQTSSNTASKPSAPPADHNVASKTSATSLQSGYSPSGGYPRQQVGSQQSSPNSYNNAGYNPSGGYNPSVGGYNSGYNPGYNPSYPGQGQSYHSPNMGQPYNPMGHGYNPSHNQPFNPSYGQSYNPSFGQAPQQTILMASSQPYKPGIGQIAKEAFVYAGVSAGVNAAVSRILPGGIYGHSGGGGGGGSVSNSGVIPATSHTQITYNNYYNNQSAPTQNAGETQPVPGQPAASPPVPSAEPPAVNPLENTETNANNNASPGTNSKSNTQNTPESSNNPNPLGFVTSNEDIKKLSEELFSKDVNNAFKYITIKLQGQKKDDSVTDDASDPLLDVKPEAYEISTIKSVIDLHDNYELDVKVKENLTPEKREKESQLLDNFLKTDVLQSAMKFLASKGYIPDDPYEFKDTLKRIWFSQFKRIDGDASSSGFETVYLAEQFDSDIIGLHNWIYYAKQEAEKKIDYLGYIKELTFGDKAAIVKVRSKLNGFVQPVTTLFVGTSPELEMALYTVCFFARPNTACPLSFGGTDFIIIANRVNYFGKDILVSAFPEI; encoded by the exons ATGATCATCAGGAGGACCTTGATCATTtcgatcgttatttttcttattcttg CTACTGGGGAAGCCCGAAAGAGTGGTGGCGGTCGTAAAAGCAGCGGGGGATGGGGTTGGGGAGGGCGTTCGTCCTTAAGGACAACACCGCGACCACCCCAAATTAAATCTCAAAATACTCAATATG gaTGGAACGTTCCACAAACTAACAACAGACAAACCAGCAGCAATACGGCATCAAAGCCATCTGCTCCACCAGCAGATCATAACGTTGCTTCTAAGACTAGTGCAACTTCCTTGCAATCAGGATATTCTCCATCAG GTGGATATCCTCGTCAACAAGTTGGTTCCCAGCAAAGTTCACctaattcttataataatgcTGGATACAATCCATCAGGTGGTTATAATCCTTCGGTCGGCGGCTATAATTCTGGCTATAATCCCGGTTATAATCCTAGCTATCCAGGTCAAGGTCAATCTTATCATTCACCTAATATGGGACAACCTTATAATCCAATGGGTCATGGGTACAATCCATCGCACAATCAACCTTTTAATCCATCTTATGGTCAATCCTATAATCCATCGTTCGGACAAGCGCCACAGCAAACTATTCTAATGGCATCCTCGCAACCGTACAAACCAGGTATCGGGCAAATCGCGAAAGAAGCTTTTGTTTACGCTGGAGTTAGTGCTGGTGTAAATGCAGCCGTGAGCAGAATTTTGCCAGGAGGAATTTATGGGCATAGTGGTGGTGGCGGAGGCGGTGGTAGTGTTAGCAATAGTGGAGTTATTCCCGCTACTTCTCATACTCaaattacttataataattactacaACAATCAATCTGCTCCAACTCAAAACGCGGGAGAGACTCAACCTGTTCCGGGTCAACCTGCTGCAAGTCCTCCTGTACCATCGGCAGAACCTCCTGCTGTTAACCCATTAGAAAACACTGAAACTAATGCAAATAATAATGCTTCTCCTGGAACTAATAGTAAATCCAATACTCAAAATACTCCGGAATCTAGTAATAATCCTAATCCACTCGGTTTTGTAACTTCtaatgaagatattaaaaaattgtcgGAGGAATTATTTAGTAAAGATGTAAATAATGCGTTCAAGTATATTACCATTAAACTACAAGGTCAAAAGAAAGACGACAGTGTTACCGATGACGCGAGTGATCC attgTTGGATGTGAAGCCAGAAGCTTACGAAATATCAACGATCAAATCTGTTATCGATCTTCATGATAATTATGAGCTGGATgttaaagtgaaagaaaatcttaCGCCTGAAAAACGCGAAAAGGAATCTCAGTTACtcgataatttcttaaaaaccGATGTCCTTCAAAGCGCTATGAAATTCTTAGCTAGCAAAGGATATATACCCGATGATCCATATGAATTCAAGGACACGTTAAAACGCATATGGTTCTCACAGTTTAAACGAATAGATGGAGACGCATCAAGTTCCGGCTTTGAAACGGTTTACTTAGCAGAACAATTTGATTCTGATATAATTGGTTTACATAATTGGATCTATTATGCCAAGCAAGAGGCtgagaaaaagatcgattatCTTGGATATATTAAAGAACTAACATTTGGGGAT AAGGCAGCTATAGTCAAAGTACGTTCTAAATTAAATGGTTTTGTTCAACCAGTGACTACTCTTTTTGTTGGCACATCACCAGAGTTAGAGATGGCACTTTATACTGTTTGTTTCTTTGCGCGTCCAAATACCGCTTGTCCTTTATCTTTTGGTGGAACtgatttcataataattgcAAACAGAGTTAATTACTTTGGTAAAGACATACTGGTCTCTGCATTTccagaaatataa